The Marasmius oreades isolate 03SP1 chromosome 11, whole genome shotgun sequence genome includes a region encoding these proteins:
- a CDS encoding uncharacterized protein (CAZy:AA3), whose product MLSSDFALGGDLFSKGRRLDCSDVSVHGSIPTHSIGRFLDNGYISTPVRPTSGPMVRFSSHPLLRSYLESIGLSYCVPTKRVKKTSLETSDINTPHCFLVGVSLVSFIANFQTSSKLFPFIMGHPEEVDVIVAGGGPAGCVVAGRLAYADPNLKVMLIEGGANNRDDPWVYRPGIYVRNMQRDGINEKATFYVDTMKSSYMRGRQSIVPCANILGGGSSINFQMYTRASASDWDDFKTEGWTAKDLLPLMKRLENYQKPTNNDTHGYDGPIAISNGGSITALAQDFLRASDAIGVPFSDDIQDLNTAHASEIWAKYINRHTGRRSDAATAYVHSVMDVQSNLYLRTNARVNRVIFEGNKAVGVAYVPSRNRTHKSQLMETVVRARKCVVISSGTLGTPQILERSGVGDAKLLKKLDVKVVSDLPGVGEQYQDHYTTLSIFRVSNESFTLDDFLRGDKDTQKEIFAEWEASPERARLSSNAIDAGFKIRPTEEELKEMGPEFNELWDRYFKDKPDKPVMFGSIVSGAYADHALLPPGKYITMFQYLEYPASRGKIHIQSPNPYVEPFFDSGFMNNKADFAPIRWSYKKTREVARRMDAFRGELTSHHPHFHPGSPAACRDIDIKTAKQIYPDGFTVGIHMGTWHRASEPYDASKVHEDIQYTKEDDEAIDNWIADHVETTWHSLGTCAMKPREEGGVVDGRLNVFGTENLKVVDLSICPDNLGTNTYSSALLVGEKGADLLAQDLGVRLRLPHAPVPHAPVPTGKPTTQQARR is encoded by the exons ATGCTCTCTTCTGACTTCGCATTGGGTGGTGATCTATTTAGCAAGGGACGTCGGCTGGACTGTTCCGACGTTTCTGTTCACGGCTCTATTCCTACCCATTCCATTGGACGATTTCTTGAT AACGGTTACATCTCCACACCAGTTAGACCCACCTCTGGCCCCATGGTCAGATTTTCGTCACACCCGTTACTCAGATCGTATCTGGAATCCATAGGCCTCAGTTACTGTGTTCCCACCAAGAGGGTAAAAAAGACTTCTCTTGAAACCAG CGATATAAATACTCCACACTGTTTCCTTGTCGGTGTGAGTCTAGTCAGCTTTATTGCGAACTTCCAAACCTCATCCAAACTATTTCCTTTCATCATGGGTCACCCAGAAGAAGTCGATGTGATCGTTGCCGGTGGAGGCCCCGCAG GTTGTGTCGTCGCTGGGCGACTGGCCTATGCCGACCCCAACCTCAAAGTTATGCTCATCGAAG GTGGTGCCAACAACCGTGACGACCCTTGGGTATATAGGCCTGGCATCTACGTCAGGAACATGCAGCGGGACGGAAT CAACGAGAAGGCGACATTCTACGTCGACACGATGAAATCCTCTTATATGCGTGGTAGGCAGAGTATTGTCCC ATGCGCCAACATTTTGG GCGGTGGTAGCAG TATCAACTTCCAG ATGTACACTCGT GCATCTGCCTCAGACTGGG ACGACTTTAAAACGGAAGGCTGGACGGCTAAGG ACCTGTTACCTCTGATGAAGCGT TTGGAAAACTATCAAAAACCCACCAACAATGATACCCACGGATACGATGGCCCCATCGCTATCAGCAATGGTGGAAGCATCACTGCCCTTGCGCAGGATTTCTTGAGGGCGTCCGACGCTATTGGCGTTCCATTCAGCG ATGATATCCAGGACCTTAATACCGCTCATGCCTCGGAAATCTGGGCCAAGTACATCAACAGGCACACTGGTCGTCGAAGTGACGCCGCTACGG CTTACGTCCACAGTGTCATGGATGTGCAATCCAACTTATACCTG CGCACCAATGCTCGTGTCAACCGTGTCATCTTCGAGGGTAACAAGGCCGTCGGAGTTGCATACGTTCCGTCTCGCAACCGAACTCATAAATCGCAGCTCATGGAGACCGTCGTCAGAGCACGCAAGTGTGTCGTTATCAGCAGTGGTACCCTCGGCACTCCTCAAATCCTTGAGCGCTCTGGTGTCGGTGATGCTAAGCTCCTTAAGAAGCTCGACGTTAAGGTGGTTAGCGATCTTCCTGGCGTTGG CGAGCAATACCAAGACCATTACACCaccctttccatctttcgTGTCTCCAACGAGAGCTTCACTCTGGATGACTTCCTCCGTGGAGACAAGGATACTCAAAAAGAG ATATTCGCTGAATGGGAAGCGAGTCCAGAGAGGGCCAGGTTGTCATCGAACGCCATCGACGCCGGTTTCAAG ATTCGTCCGACTGAGGAAGAGTTGAAAGAAATGGGTCCTGAGTTCAACGAACTCTGGGACAGGTACTTCAAGGATAAGCCAGACAAGCCCGTCAT GTTCGGCTCCATCGTCTCTGGAG CTTACGCCGATCACGCTCTCCTCCCGCCTGGCAAGTACATCACTAT GTTCCAATACCTCGAGTACCCGGCCAGTCGTGGCAAG ATTCACATCCAATCCCCGAACCCATATGTGGAACCGTTCTTCGACAGTGGTTTCATGAACAACAAGGCTGACTTCGCTCCCATTCGTTGGAGTTACAAGAAGACTCGTGAAGTTGCTCGTAGAATGGATG CTTTCCGTGGAGAACTCACCTCCCACCACCCACACTTCCACCCCGGCTCTCCCGCTGCATGCAGGGACATTGACATCAAGACCGCGAAGCAAATCTACCCAGATGGCTTTACCGTTGGTATCCATATGG GTACTTGGCACAGGGCTTCTGAACCCTACGACGCTAGCAAGGTCCACGAAGACATCCAGTACACGAAAGAGGACGACGAAGCTATCGACAACTGGATTGCCGACCATGTGGAGACTACTTGGCACAGTCTTG GAACTTGCG CCATGAAGCCGCGCGAGGAAGGAGGTGTCGTTGATGGACGCCTCAACGTTTTCG GCACTGAAAACTTGAAGGTTGTCGACTTGAGTATCTGCCCT GATAATCTGGGCACGAACACTTACTCTTCCGCCTT GCTCGTTGGCGAGAAAGGAGCCGACCTCCTTGCTCAGGATCTTGGCGTGCGCCTCAGGCTACCTCACGCCCCAGTTCCCCACGCCCCAGTTCCCACTGGCAAGCCCACTACTCAACAAGCTCGCCGTTGA